A single genomic interval of Primulina huaijiensis isolate GDHJ02 chromosome 7, ASM1229523v2, whole genome shotgun sequence harbors:
- the LOC140980580 gene encoding uncharacterized protein, with protein sequence MAFRSREMMKKIVKKIGGESNLAPGVKEQLKKSVPGSKVVMGRAHRGLFAGRHIQFGNRVSEDGGNKSRRTWKPNVQEKRLFSYILDRHIRVKVSTHALRCIDKAGGIDEYLLKTPYHKMDTEMGLYWKTKIQKMYEDLGEMELVFFSPEDEANIEQQFKELKLEERATRREARRKMYGWAAKEEQTNDKSDFGDTSEEASKSNEGSLHADFHERMIANA encoded by the exons ATGGCGTTTAGATCACGCGAAATGATGAAGAAAATCGTGAAGAAAATTGGCGGTGAGAGTAATTTAGCTCCGGGCGTGAAAGAGCAATTGAAAAAATCTGTTCCGGGTAGCAAAGTCGTGATGGGCCGGGCTCACAGAGGGCTTTTTGCCGGTCGACATATCCAGTTCGGTAACCGTGTCAGTGAAGACGGTGGCAACAA GAGTAGGAGGACGTGGAAGCCCAATGTGCAAGAGAAGCGGCTCTTCAGCTACATCCTGGATCGTCATATTCGTGTCAAGGTATCCACTCATGCATTGCGCTGCATAGACAAGGCTGGTGGGATTGATGAGTACTTGCTGAAGACACCGTACCACAAGATGGACACGGAAATGGGCCTTTACTGGAAAACTAAGATTCAGAAGATGTATGAAGATCTCGGGGAGATGGAGCTAGTTTTCTTTTCTCCAGAGGACGAGGCCAACATTGAACAACAGTTCAAGGAACTGAAATTAGAGGAGCGTGCAACACGTAGAGAAGCTAGGAGAAAGATGTATGGTTGGGCTGCAAAAGAAGAGCAAACAAATGACAAATCGGATTTTGGTGATACTAGTGAAGAGGCTTCAAAAAGCAACGAAGGAAGCTTGCATGCTGACTTTCATGAACGGATGATAGCCAATGCTTAA